The following proteins come from a genomic window of Montipora foliosa isolate CH-2021 chromosome 2, ASM3666993v2, whole genome shotgun sequence:
- the LOC137990774 gene encoding retinoic acid receptor RXR-alpha-B-like, with protein sequence MEKCYSTKRTCAICGDRSSGFHYGVQSCEGCKSFFKRTVQKQLHYTCVENMSCQIDKNNRIRCQFCRFQKCLSLGMLKEAVREDRAPGGRPRIKSLIGMKENADTFVSSELITQLIQARPDTVPKRRPDYMGLGFVGVCPLNIVEIIMDLVLQEVDLIVAWAHKVPGFTELDSEDQANLLSSALLELLVLRVCQRSSPHQGSVMVAKDVLLHPEHSFNVMLEQWSSQLACFSYKLQSLQLDMAEFACVNAIMLFEQETSAGLKNREMVEFILNRSLDALRDYIKCSYPDKPSRFAHILLRLPALRTVSSRMAEECLFAKSFLGLAVPQVVSFVMGMKVEI encoded by the exons ATGGAAAAGTGCTACAGCACGAAGCGTACTTGCGCCATATGTGGGGATCGCTCGTCGGGATTTCATTATGGTGTGCAGAGCTGTGAGGGATGCAAAAGCTTCTTCAAAAGGACTGTCCAGAAACAGCTGCACTACACATGCGTAGAAAACATGTCGTGCCAGATTGATAAAAATAACCGGATCAGGTGCCAGTTTTGCAGGTTTCAGAAGTGTTTGTCATTGGGCATGCTAAAAGAAG CTGTCCGAGAGGATAGAGCTCCTGGCGGTAGACCGCGTATAAAATCACTGATAGGTATGAAAGAAAATGCAGACACCTTTGTATCGTCTGAGTTGATCACACAACTGATCCAAGCCCGACCCGACACAGTGCCAAAAAGAAG ACCAGACTACATGGGTCTCGGATTTGTGGGCGTTTGTCCTCTAAACATCGTGGAAATAATCATGGATTTAGTGCTACAGGAGGTAGACTTGATAGTGGCCTGGGCACACAAAGTTCCCGGATTTACAGAACTGGACAGTGAAGACCAGGCCAATCTTCTATCTTCAG CATTGTTGGAGCTACTTGTCCTTCGCGTATGCCAGCGGTCCAGTCCTCATCAGGGCTCGGTGATGGTGGCTAAAGATGTTCTTCTTCATCCTGAACACTCGTTTAATGTGATGCTGGAACAATGGTCATCTCAGTTGGCTTGCTTTTCTTATAAGCTGCAAAGCTTGCAACTTGACATGGCTGAGTTTGCTTGTGTAAATGCCATCATGCTTTTTGAACAAG aGACTAGTGCGGGTTTAAAGAACAGAGAAATGGTGGAGTTTATCCTAAATCGATCCCTGGATGCACTGCGGGACTATATAAAGTGCTCCTATCCCGACAAGCCAAGTCGATTTGCTCACATTCTACTTCGACTCCCAGCATTGAGGACAGTGAGCTCAAGAATGGCCGAGGAGTGTCTGTTCGCAAAATCATTTCTCGGTCTCGCTGTTCCTCAGGTCGTGTCTTTTGTAATGGGAATGAAAGTGGAgatttag